The following DNA comes from Riemerella anatipestifer ATCC 11845 = DSM 15868.
TTAATTATTGGTATGCCCCTATACTTGGGTTGTTGGTTCTTGACTCTTGTGTAATATCTTTTGGTGCTTTCTGAGCTGAAGTTAGATTGGCTTTGCCTTTAGCTGGTGATTTATCTTGTAATCTTAGATTCATTTTTGAGGTAAAATAATTCACGAAAAGAGGGTCTTCATTCTTTATAGAATTAACCACCGATGCGTTACCGTCCCAATTATACCCCGAATCCGAGCCATATTTAACTAATGAATTCTGGAAAGAATAATCAAAAACTTGCCCTATGCTAGGCTTTAAAACAATGGCATTATTCGCCTTTCCATAAACAATGGTATTTTTGAGTTGAAGGTTTAACGGAGCATATACTTTTTGACCGTTTGCATCAGTCCATTCGTTATAAGCCTCTATGCCCAAAGGTGTGTAAACAGATTTTAATGAAAAGTAATTAGCCAATGTTGCGTGTAGCAAATCGTAAGTTCCACCTTTAAAGATGCCTATATTAGCCGAGCCACAGTTGTTAATCACTAAGTTTTCTGCATTTACCGTAGCGTTAATCCCTTTAATCCCATAATCTTGGAAAGTATGGATAATGGTGTTTTTTAAATTTACTTCGGCGCGATTGGCTTCAATTCCTGTATTTCCACCGAATATTTTGGCATAATTCACATTAGCTCTTGCTCCTTGTTCTAGCACTATACCGTCCCAATTTGCAGGAATGGTATCATATCTCGCCTCGTTCCTATGCCCTCTCATAATGACTTCCTTTTGGAAGGCTCCATTGATGTTCAGCTCGGAATTTTTAGCAATCTTTAGTCCCGAGTTTTTATAAAAATAGACTTTAGTCCCTTCTTCTATTGTGAGCGTTTTGCCTTCTGCAAGTTGTAAAGTTCCGTAAATAATTTTAGCCTTAGTAGAATTCCAAGTCGTGTTTTCTGTAATTATTTTAGGATTATCTTTAGTTGAAACAAAAAACTCTGCATCTTGCACTACGGAAAGTAGTGTTACCTTTTGATTATCATTCTTACCAAACAAAATTTGGTCTTCCACCACCATTTCTGTGGTAGTTGCCACTGGAGCTATTTCTACGAAGATATAAAGGCTGTCTTTTCTACGAAGTACCACATCTGCAAAATCAGTCCCTGCCTTGCCATCTACATTGATACGGTATGGAGAAGCACTGCCTTTTTCTAAATGGATTCTAGGTATTTTAATGTCTTTATCTTCATCGTTATAGACCTTTATAGCATAGGTTTCTGAACGAGTGTTATGGTAAACGGTATCTAAAACCAAAGTGTCTTTAGAAAATCTCAACGGTAAAGAAGGTTCTTCAAAAGCAATATCTTGCCTACAAGAAACCAAAAACAAACTCATTAACAGAACAATACCTACTAGGATTGATTTCATTTCGTTTTATATTTAATCCTTTCAAAGATAGAAATTTTTATTCTAAAAAAGTTTTTGCAGAATTAAAAAAAAACTCTATTTTTGCAGTCTAAAATTTATAGTAAAAAAGCGACGCCATTACACCGCTTAGTTATTAAAATTAAATTAAAAAGTTAAAAAATCATCACAATGAAAAAAGGAATCCACCCTGAAAACTATAGATTAGTTGTTTTCAAAGATATGAGTAACGATGAAATGTTTCTTTGCAAATCTACTGCAGAAACTAAGGACACTATCGAGTACGAAGGTCAAGAATATCCACTAATCAAAATGGAAATTTCTTCTACTTCTCACCCATTCTACACTGGTAAAGTAAAATTAGTAGATACTGCTGGTAGAGTAGATAAGTTTATGAACAAATACAAAAAATTCGCTAAAAACTAATTTTTTGTCAAAACATATTTTAAAACCTTCCTAGATTTGATTTAGGAAGGTTTTTTTAATTAAATTAGCCCATCATTAAAATTTTAACCCTATGCAAATTGTATTTTCTGACGCCCAATACTGGGGAAATTTCCTTCCACTTACTTTTACTAGACCCATCGCTGAAATGAGGTGTGGCATACTTACCTTTTCTGAAAGATGGCAAAAGCTACTTGACATTCAACACACCGCTTATATTACAGAAGACTATTTACAAAATAAATTCCCAAAGCCACAGGCTGAAGAAAGTCTTTTTTTAGTTCCTAACTTTATCCCTACAGAAAATGTACTGAACCAAATTAAAGATCTTAAACTTGGTGAGGCTCTCGTTTACGAAGATAAACTAATAGCAGCAAGAGTAAATATGAAAGATTTTTCTCTAAAACAAATAGAGAAAATGACGGATATTACAGAACCTCTTACCTTTTTTAAAAGACCGTCTGATTTGTTTGCATTCAATGATAAAGCGATAGATTTTGATTTTGAACTCATCACCAAAGGAAGAACCTCTCAACCTCTTTCTGAAACCAATGGCTTTTTAGGTAACCCTGAGAACCTCTTTATAGAGGAAGGTGCGAGTGTAGAATACGCTACCATCAACTGCCAAAAAGGGAAAATATACATCGGAAAGAATACAGAAGTAATGGAAGGCTGTAACCTAAGAGGTCCTATTGCTTTATGTAACAATGCTATTTTTAACCTCGGTGCTAAAATCTACGGTGCTACTACTATCGGACCTTATTGTAAAATAGGCGGCGAGGTAAACAATATTATTTTCTTTGGATATTCTAATAAAGGACACGATGGTTTCTTAGGTAATTCCGTGGTGGGAGAATGGTGTAATTTTGGAGCGGATACCAACTCCTCTAACTTAAAAAACAACTACGCTACGGTAAAGCTTTGGAACTACCAGTCTAAGAAATTTGAAGATAGCGGACTACAATTCTGTGGACTGATTATGGGCGACCACTCAAAAACGGCTATCAATACCCAACTTAACACAGGGACTATTGTGGGCGTGGCTGCTAATATTTTTAAAAGTGGATTTCCGCCTAACTTGGTAGAAAACTTTAGCTGGGGCGGACAAAGAGGAGATGAAAAGTTTAATCTAAAAAAAGCCTACGAAGTTGCTGAAAAAGTAATGCAAAGACGAAATGTAACTTTCTCCGAAGACGACCAAAATATCCTTAAATGGATTTATGAAAATTACTAACATAACTATGAAAAACCACTTATTCAAAAGAGTGGTTTTTTCTTTTTTTAACATCATTGTTAAAAGTATTTATCTCAATAACGACCATTTTTAGGCTTATATAAAATTCACTAAATTTGTAGACTTAATTTTTGTCATGAGTGCTAATTCTAAAACAGCGGCTTACCATACTTTAGGCTGTAAACTTAATTTCGCTGAAACTTCCACCATCGCTAGACAACTGTCTGATGCGGGTTACCAGAAAGTAAACTTTGATGACAGAGCCGATGTCTATGTAATCAATACCTGCTCGGTAACAGAAAATGCCGACCGTGAATGCAAAATACATGTAAAAAGAGCTATGAAAGCCAACCCCGAAGGATTGGTGGTAGTTGTAGGTTGTTACGCTCAGCTAAAGCCCGAAGAAATTTCCAAAATAGAGGGCGTGGATTTGGTATTGGGAGCCAAAGAGAAGTTTAATATCTTAAGCTACTTAGAAGATTTAGAAAAAGCTCACAACGAGGGTATCGTTCACTCTTGCGAAATAGAAGAAGCCGATTTTTTCATTGGTTCTTATTCCATAGGAGACCGCACGAGAGCCTTTTTAAAGGTACAAGACGGCTGCGACTATAAGTGTACTTACTGCACCATACCTCTAGCACGAGGCATTTCTAGGTCTGACACTATAGAAAATGTGATTAAAAACGCTCAAGAAATCGCTACTAAAGACATTAAAGAAATTGTTTTAACAGGTGTAAATATTGGCGATTACGGCAAAGGGGAGTTCGGTAATAAGAAACACGAGCATACTTTTCTAGACCTCATCACAGAATTAGACAAAGTAGAAGGGATTGAACGCATTAGAATTTCGTCTATAGAACCTAACTTATTGAAAAATGAAAGTATAGAACTGGTTGCCCAAAGCAAAAGGTTTGTGCCTCATTTTCATATTCCGTTGCAGTCTGGTAGTGATGAGCTCCTCAAAAGAATGAAACGCCGCTACCTCACTAAGCTGTACAGAGATAGAATAGACACCATAAAATCTGTAATGCCTAACGCTGCTATCGGGGTAGATGTAATTGTGGGCTTCCCTGGAGAAACGGAAGAGCGTTTTTTAGAAACCTACCATTTCCTAAATGAGTTGCCTATCTCTTACCTTCACATCTTTACCTATTCTGAAAGGGAGAATACCGAAGCCGTAGCAATGAACGGCGTAGTACCTATCTCCGAAAGAAAAAAGAGGAACAAAATGCTTAGGATTCTGTCCGAGAAGAAAAAGATGGCTTTTTATCAGTCTCAACTTGGGAAAACATTGCCTATCCTTTGGGAACACGAAAATAAAGACGGTATGATGTTCGGATTTACGGAAAATTATGTAAGGGTAAAGAAACCTTTTGACCAAAGTTCCGTTAATCAAATAGAAACATTAAAACTCAACAGAATAGAAGCAGACGGTACAGTATCGGTCAGTTCTTCTTTTGAACAGTTTTTAGAGAATACCTAAAAAAACAAAAGCCTCACAAATTTGTGAGGCTTTATTGTTGGTTTTAATTCTAGTTTACATTCTGTTTACCACACCAATGCCTAGTAATTCTAGACCTCTCTTAATAGTTTTTGCTGTAAGAGCAGAAAGTTTCAGACGCAAGTTTTTAACCGCTGCGTCTTCCTGATTAAGAATAGGATTATTCTGATAGAAAGAATTATACGACTTTACTAAATCATAAATATAATTAGCCAATTGTGCTGGACTAAGCGTCTCTGCCGCCTTAGAAACTACTGTTTTAAAATTACCCAAATGTGTTATAAGCTCCTTTTCATAAGCATTGATTTCTATATCATCTGCTAAATCCTGTGGTTCATAACCTGCTTTTTCTAGCAACGATTGGATTCTCGCATAGGTGTATTGGATAAATGGTCCTGTGTTACCATTAAAATCTATACTCTCCTCTGGATTAAACAACATCTTCTTCTTAGGATCTACTTTAAGCATATAATATTTAAGAGCTCCTTGCCCTACAATTTCGTAAGAACGCTCCTTATCTTCTTCTGGCAAATGTTCTAGCTTCCCTAATTCTTGAGCTTTTTCTTTGGCAGTGAGGTACATTTCCTGCATCAAATCGTCTGCATCTACCACCGTTCCCTCTCTTGATTTCATCTTTCCGTGTGGTAACTCTACCATACCATAAGAAAGGTGATACAGATGCTCTGCCCAATCGTATCCTAGTTTTTTCAAGATTTTAAATAGCACTTGGAAGTGATAATCTTGCTCGTTTCCTACGGTGTAAATCAGTTTTTGTATATCGTTTTGCTTAAAGCGTTCCACCGCTGTCCCTAAATCCTGCGTCATATAGACGGAAGTACCATCACTACGCAATAGTAATTTTTGGTCTAAACCTTCATCGGATAAATCACACCACACCGAGCCGTCCTCTTTCTGATACAATACTCCTTTAGAAAGCCCCTCTTGTATTAAATCTTTTCCTAATATATAGGTATTACTTTCGTATTGGATTTGGTCAAAATCAACACCTAATCTTTTATAAGTTTCTCCGAAACCATCGTAAACCCATTGGTTCATCTTCTGCCACAACTCACGCACCTGAGGATTTTCTTGCTCCCAATCTAGAAGCATCTTTTGTGCTTCCACAAAAATTAGAGCTTGCTTTTTAGCTTCGTCTTCTCCTAAGCCATTTTCTACAAGATTTTGGATTTCTTTCTTGTATTCTTGGTCAAATTTAACATAGTAATTCCCTACTAGCTTATCTCCCTTCAGTCCAGAATCAGCAGGCGTTTCTCCATTACCAAACTTTTCCCACGCCAACATAGACTTACAAATATGAATTCCTCTATCGTTAACAATTTGAGTTTTGATGACATCATATCCCGCCTCTTTCAGTATTTGAGCGACTGAATAACCCAAAAGAATATTTCTAATATGCCCTAAATGTAGTGGTTTATTAGTATTAGGGGAAGAATATTCCACCATTACCGTTTGGTGCTTAGGTGTAACTGTTCCAAAGTTTAGTTCTTCTGCTTTAAAACTTTCTATAAAGTATTTATTTTTAACTTTAAGATTAAGAAAACCTTTAACTACATTAAAGCCTTCTACAAAATCACTAGAATTTATTAAAGCTTCTCCTATCTCTTGCCCCAATGCATCTGGACTCTTCTTAAGTTGCTTCACTAAAGGAAATATTACCACCGTAAAATCTCCTTCAAAATCTGTTTTATTTTCTTGTACCTCCAAAGTTATATTTTGAAGCCCATATACAGACTCTACAACTTGAGTAATACTTTCCTTTATATACTCTTTAATATCCATTAATCATTTTGTTTTAACTCTGCAAATATACACAAATAAAAAACCACCCCGAAAGGTGGTTTTTCTATTATTAAGTTATTTTACTACTAGTAAATATCCCAAAATATACGAGACGATACTTTATCTCCTCCTTTTAACTTACTTGCAGCAGCTGACACATTTGCATTATTCAAAACATATTCTTGGTCAGAATACTTCATTCTAATTGGCACAGCTTCTACTGTAGAGTTTTCTGGGTTTTCAAATTTAGGATAATCTAACCTTCTTGTAAAGTTCCAAGCCTGATAACCTCTATTAAACATAGCTACCCAAGCTTGCTCCCCTATAGACTTTCTCCAATTTGACCCTAAAGTATTATTTGCTAAATAGGTTGTTATATCAGCAGCAGAAACTCCATATTCAGTCATAGATGCCTTTATTGCAGAAGCAAATAAATCCTCTTTTGTCCCTCCTACAGAATACCCTCTAGCAGCTGCTTCGGCTCTAAGAAATGATATTTCTGTAAAGTCCAGCAAATACCCTGAAGCTTCGGCTCCTGAAATGACACTAGTAAAGTGAGAAAAACTTCCAAATGAATTACTATTTCCATACACTCCCCCCTTATATTCTCCGCCAACAGTCGTAAACCATACTGCTCTTCTAGGATCTTTAGTAGCATTCATTGTATTTACCAAAATATCTGATGGTAAATAGTCATCTCTTCCAGACGCTACGACATCTAAATAAACAGGGTTCGGAAATAATCCCGTAGGAAATTTAGCTAAACCAAAATTATCCTCCATACTAGAAAAAAGTCCAGCACTATAAGCCGCTTCAGCCATTTGTTTTGACAATACAGGATTCTGATCCGCTATATTTAATGCTAATTTAAACTTTAGAGAATTCCCCATTTTTTTCCATTTCGACATATTACCCCCATAGATTATATCAGTAGAATACGATCCCTCAGAGGTATTTATATTGGCTACAGCAGCATCTATTCTAGCAAATAAATCTTTATATATAGTTTCAGCATCATCATACTTAGGAGAGATGTACTTTGCTTCTTTATTGTCTGGTGTCAATTGTAAAGCATCAAAGTAAGGCACATCACCGAATGTATCTACTAGATTAGCCCACGCATAAACACTCAACAACTCAATAACAGCCTCTTTGTTCTTTCTCTCTACATCCGATACATTCTCAGTTGCTAAAAACTTCTTCGCATCTCTCAATGCAGATAAAACCCCTGGAGAACTAGAGTTCTGAGCTGACGAGGACATCATATAATTATAATGAGTCCTAGAGATAGGTCTCGTCACCATATCATAATTAGACTCATCTACATAGGTAGTTTGAGACCATTGTTGTGTAAAAAATCTGTATATATTTCTATTTACACTAGCTGTCATTATTTGTGACATTAATGTCTGTTCAGCACTAGCAACCAGATTTCCTGAAGGAACCACTACTGGACGTTTAGGATCATCATTTAGAGAGGTTACATCACTTTCACAAGAAACTAACGATGTAGCAACACCTGTCCCTAAAGCTACAGCTCCCAAAATACTTGTTATCTTTATTATTTTTTTCATCTCAAAATTTCTTTAATAATTCTTAAAATTTAAATGTTACATCTATACCTATATCTCTAGTAGTAGGTAGCACCCCTATAGAGTTTCCTCTTGCAGAGAGTCCTCCACCTGTTCCTGCTTCTGGATCAGCATAAGGTAAATTTTTGTGTATAATCCATAAGTTTCTACCTACTATAGACACTTTAGCATCTGTTATAAATGTATCTTTTAATAACGACTTTGGTAAGTTATAGCCTATACTTGCCTCTCTCAACTTCACATAAGATGCGTCATAAACAAACCTTTTAGCTGGCATTCTTCTATATCCATCAACATTTCCAAACGCACCAGCCCCTATAGTATAAGTTGTGTTTACATTACCATTAGGGTTAACACCATCCCATACTACTCCTTTAGTTCTATAATCTCCTACTGCAGTTTCTTCATATAAACCAGTAGCTAAGCCATAATACATATCCGTAGAGAACACATTTCCTCCTTTCTTAACATCTATCAAGAAGCTAACAGATAATCCTTTGTAATGAAAACTGTTTCTAACTCCTCCTGTCCAATCTGGAGTTATATTCCCAATAACCTGATTTGCTTCTCTATAATAACGTCCTGTTTTAGGATCTATTACTTTATTTCCATTAGCATCATATCTATAATCTGTACCTACTAGCACCCCAAATGGTTGCCCTACTCTAGCATTAAGAGAAACCCCTCCTTGATAAGATGCTAACAAATAATTATCAACCCCTGGGAATAGTGATACAACTTCACTTCTATTTTGTGCCCAGTTTACATCTATATCCCAACGGAAATTAGCCGTTTTAATTGGTGTACCATTCACCTGTACTTCTATACCTGTGTTATTAACTTGTCCAGCATTAATCAACATACTTCTATACCCTGAAGCAGAAGATATTGGCAAGTTAATAATTTGATCAAAAGTTCTCGTCTTATAGTAAGCTATATCAAAGCCTAATCTATTTTTAAAGAACTGCATTTCCATACCTGTTTCAAACTCTTTAGATCTTTCTGGTTTCAAATAAGGATTAGCCAAGAAATTAGGCTGATCAAAAAGACCAGAGTTTACAAACATTCCTCTAACACTATAGGTATTTCTCAACTTGTACGGATCTGTTGAAGCCCCAACTTCTGCATAGTTGGCTCTTACCTTCCAAAAACTAAGCCAAGATGGTTTAACTAACTCTGATATAATGAAAGTCCCTGTTAAAGACGGGTACCCATATACATTACTACCTTTCGGTAAGTTTGAACTCTTATCAAAACGATATGTTGCATCAACAAATAACATCTTCTTATAATCAAAAGAAGCCGTAGCATAAGCTCCCGATGTAACATAAGTAGCCACATTCTCGATAGGAGCAAGCACAGTAGATGCAGAGTTAGAAATAGCATAAAGACCATCTGCTACTAATCCTCCTTCTGTTGATTGATAAACATTATCGTACTTATTTCTTCTAACATTACCTCCCACAATACCCGTAACTCCTAAATCTGAAGTAATATTAAATTTATAATTAGCAAATAAATCAAAGTTTGTCTCTGTAGAAGTTCTATTATTCCTTGCATAACCAGACGAAACATCGTTACCTGAAGTACCAAAACTTTGAGGTAATGTCCCTAATGCTAATCTTTCTTCAATAAGCATCGCCAAATTATCATGCGATAGTTTAGCCGTTACTCCTAAGTTTTTAGACACCTCATATCTTAGCTGAGCATAACTAAAGCTTCTCACTCTGTCATCAGATTGATAACTCTTATATCTTTGAAAATAAGGGTTATTCCAATAAGCAGGGGCTGAATTAGTAGCCGATTTTCTGTTCCATGTAACATTCTGCTCTCCACTTCTATAGTAAGCATCCCTCAATTCCAAAATATCCACATTGGTTTGCCACCATTGTCTAAAATTTGTAACTATATTGTCTGAATACCCTGTTTCATTTCTACCCACAGTATTCTGTAAAGTTAATGCTGAATACACTGTAGCCGTTAACTTATCCGTAAATGCATAGTTAAACTTAGTAGATAATGAATTCTTTCTTAAATTGGAATTTGGTAACAAACCATTGGAAAGCATATTAGTATAGTTTAAACTAATATTTCCATTTTTATCACCTTTCTCTAAACTTATAGAGTTAACTGTAGTAACAGGTGTTTCAAAAAAAGCTAAAGGTCCATTTTTAGCTGCAACCCAAGGAGTTGCTTTACCAAAATTAGGCGATGTTGGATCGTATGAATTCCACTGATACACAAGTAAATTTGGATCAAACTCCGCACCATAAGATGCATCCTCACTAAACGGAACCTCGTATCTACCATCAGGTGCTGTATTGAAATACGAGTCCTCATTAGGACCATAATAAGGTCCATAACCTGCTCCATATCTTTTCTGATATTTAGGAAAGGTTGATTTATCAATAAACCCTACATTAACAGACGATTGTAAAGTTACTCCCCAATTCGTTCCCTTACCTTTACCATTTTTCGTTGTTATCACAATAACACCATTACTTCCTCTTTCACCATATAATGCCGATGCCGCAGCACCTTTAAGCACATTCATTGACTCAATATCTTCTTGATTTATATCAGACAAAAAGTTACCGTAATCAAACTGCCCCGAAAGTGTAGCATTGTTAACTGGAGACCCATCTATTACAATTAGTGGGCTACTGTTTCCCGTAAGAGACTTAAAGCCCCTAATCAATAGATTGGAAGAACCTCCAAAGTTATTATTAGTATTAACCTGTAATCCTGCAACCTTACCAGATAGTAAAGAAGCCACATTACCTGTATTGGTTGTTCCTGAAGTTAAAGCTTCTGCCTTAACTTCAGTTGAGGCATATCCAAGAGATTTTTTTTCTCTTTTAACCCCAAGAGCAGTCATTACCACTCCCTCAATTTGAGTTGTCTTAGTCACTGAATCCTTCTTTACCTTTTGTGCATCTACTGTTACAAAAGATGAAGTAAGAACTACAGCTAAAACACTTGTTGTTAATTTCTTCATTTCAAAATAAATTTTTCACTGAACAATTTTATAACATTATCTTAACATACACAATAAGTAAGTTAAAATTTCTTAAAAAAAGTTTAATTTTGTATAATCAACAATTACATATTTTACATTTAATTAAATTTTATGAAATTAGCAAAAAAATGGACTAAAAATTATATAGAAGCGGGCTGCGATGAAGCTGGGAGAGGATGTCTATGTGGTCCTGTGGTTGCAGCAGCTGTTATTTTAGATGAAAATTTTGAGCAAAACCTCATCAATGACTCCAAAAAACTTAATTTTAAAACGAGAAACGAACTGGATTTATATATTAAAGATTATGCTTTAGATTATGCCATAGCAGAACTTCCGCCTAGTTTTATTGATGAACATAATATCCTAAACGCAAGCATACACGCGATGCACCTTGCCTTAGATAAACTAACCATTCGCCCAGAACTTATTTTAGTAGATGGCAATAGGTTTAAGCCCTATCCTTTCACGCCACACGAGTGTATTATAAAAGGAGATTCTAAGGTTTTATCTATTGCTGCAGCTTCTATTTTAGCCAAAAATTACAGAGACCATGTTATGATTAAACTCCATGAAGAGTACCCAGAATACGGCTGGAACAAAAACTTTGGCTATGCTACCAAACAACACCGAGAGGCGCTTAATAAGCTAGGACCTACCATACATCACCGAAAATCCTTCAGGTTAGACTATAATTAAACATATGATAAAAATCATGTTTTTTATTTAACAATTTGTTAACAAAAAAATAACCTCAAAATCGATGATTTTGAGGTTATTTATACTATTTCTAAATTTACTTTTATTTGCGTTTAGCTCTCTGTTGCTCCTGCAATCTTTGTTGTTCTTGAGCTTTTTCCATCATTTCACGCATCCTTTTTTGGAACTTACCTTCCTTTTTAGGCTTCGCTTTGTTAGCTTGAATCTGTGCATGGATTGTTTTTTCATCTAAAATCCAGTACTTAATCACTAGGATAATGATAATATTGATACCGTTAGATACAAAGTAATACCAAGATAATCCTGATGCCGCAGAGTTCAAGAAAAACAAGAACATTACTGGGAAAATATACATCAAAGGCTTCATATTAGGCATACCTTCCTGCGTTGGTTGTTGCATATTACCTGCTGTCATCACTGTATATATCAATAATACCGCCGTACAAGCCAAAGCAAAAATGCTGATATGCTCTCCCAAAAATGGAATATGAAATGGTAATTTTATTAAATCATCATAAGCTGTTAAGTCGGTTGCAAACCAGAAGCCTTTCCCTCTTAAATCTAACATATTAGGGAAGAAACGGAATAGTGCATAGAATATAGGAATTTGTAACAATGCTGGTAAACACCCTGCTAACTGATTAACACCAGCCTTTCTATACACCTCCATCACTGCTTGTTGCTTCTTCATTGGATCGGCGTCTTTGAGTTTGGCATTTACTTCCTCTATTTCAGGACGAATCACTTTCATCA
Coding sequences within:
- a CDS encoding GlmU family protein is translated as MQIVFSDAQYWGNFLPLTFTRPIAEMRCGILTFSERWQKLLDIQHTAYITEDYLQNKFPKPQAEESLFLVPNFIPTENVLNQIKDLKLGEALVYEDKLIAARVNMKDFSLKQIEKMTDITEPLTFFKRPSDLFAFNDKAIDFDFELITKGRTSQPLSETNGFLGNPENLFIEEGASVEYATINCQKGKIYIGKNTEVMEGCNLRGPIALCNNAIFNLGAKIYGATTIGPYCKIGGEVNNIIFFGYSNKGHDGFLGNSVVGEWCNFGADTNSSNLKNNYATVKLWNYQSKKFEDSGLQFCGLIMGDHSKTAINTQLNTGTIVGVAANIFKSGFPPNLVENFSWGGQRGDEKFNLKKAYEVAEKVMQRRNVTFSEDDQNILKWIYENY
- a CDS encoding SusD/RagB family nutrient-binding outer membrane lipoprotein, which codes for MKKIIKITSILGAVALGTGVATSLVSCESDVTSLNDDPKRPVVVPSGNLVASAEQTLMSQIMTASVNRNIYRFFTQQWSQTTYVDESNYDMVTRPISRTHYNYMMSSSAQNSSSPGVLSALRDAKKFLATENVSDVERKNKEAVIELLSVYAWANLVDTFGDVPYFDALQLTPDNKEAKYISPKYDDAETIYKDLFARIDAAVANINTSEGSYSTDIIYGGNMSKWKKMGNSLKFKLALNIADQNPVLSKQMAEAAYSAGLFSSMEDNFGLAKFPTGLFPNPVYLDVVASGRDDYLPSDILVNTMNATKDPRRAVWFTTVGGEYKGGVYGNSNSFGSFSHFTSVISGAEASGYLLDFTEISFLRAEAAARGYSVGGTKEDLFASAIKASMTEYGVSAADITTYLANNTLGSNWRKSIGEQAWVAMFNRGYQAWNFTRRLDYPKFENPENSTVEAVPIRMKYSDQEYVLNNANVSAAASKLKGGDKVSSRIFWDIY
- a CDS encoding SusC/RagA family TonB-linked outer membrane protein — translated: MKKLTTSVLAVVLTSSFVTVDAQKVKKDSVTKTTQIEGVVMTALGVKREKKSLGYASTEVKAEALTSGTTNTGNVASLLSGKVAGLQVNTNNNFGGSSNLLIRGFKSLTGNSSPLIVIDGSPVNNATLSGQFDYGNFLSDINQEDIESMNVLKGAAASALYGERGSNGVIVITTKNGKGKGTNWGVTLQSSVNVGFIDKSTFPKYQKRYGAGYGPYYGPNEDSYFNTAPDGRYEVPFSEDASYGAEFDPNLLVYQWNSYDPTSPNFGKATPWVAAKNGPLAFFETPVTTVNSISLEKGDKNGNISLNYTNMLSNGLLPNSNLRKNSLSTKFNYAFTDKLTATVYSALTLQNTVGRNETGYSDNIVTNFRQWWQTNVDILELRDAYYRSGEQNVTWNRKSATNSAPAYWNNPYFQRYKSYQSDDRVRSFSYAQLRYEVSKNLGVTAKLSHDNLAMLIEERLALGTLPQSFGTSGNDVSSGYARNNRTSTETNFDLFANYKFNITSDLGVTGIVGGNVRRNKYDNVYQSTEGGLVADGLYAISNSASTVLAPIENVATYVTSGAYATASFDYKKMLFVDATYRFDKSSNLPKGSNVYGYPSLTGTFIISELVKPSWLSFWKVRANYAEVGASTDPYKLRNTYSVRGMFVNSGLFDQPNFLANPYLKPERSKEFETGMEMQFFKNRLGFDIAYYKTRTFDQIINLPISSASGYRSMLINAGQVNNTGIEVQVNGTPIKTANFRWDIDVNWAQNRSEVVSLFPGVDNYLLASYQGGVSLNARVGQPFGVLVGTDYRYDANGNKVIDPKTGRYYREANQVIGNITPDWTGGVRNSFHYKGLSVSFLIDVKKGGNVFSTDMYYGLATGLYEETAVGDYRTKGVVWDGVNPNGNVNTTYTIGAGAFGNVDGYRRMPAKRFVYDASYVKLREASIGYNLPKSLLKDTFITDAKVSIVGRNLWIIHKNLPYADPEAGTGGGLSARGNSIGVLPTTRDIGIDVTFKF
- the argS gene encoding arginine--tRNA ligase is translated as MDIKEYIKESITQVVESVYGLQNITLEVQENKTDFEGDFTVVIFPLVKQLKKSPDALGQEIGEALINSSDFVEGFNVVKGFLNLKVKNKYFIESFKAEELNFGTVTPKHQTVMVEYSSPNTNKPLHLGHIRNILLGYSVAQILKEAGYDVIKTQIVNDRGIHICKSMLAWEKFGNGETPADSGLKGDKLVGNYYVKFDQEYKKEIQNLVENGLGEDEAKKQALIFVEAQKMLLDWEQENPQVRELWQKMNQWVYDGFGETYKRLGVDFDQIQYESNTYILGKDLIQEGLSKGVLYQKEDGSVWCDLSDEGLDQKLLLRSDGTSVYMTQDLGTAVERFKQNDIQKLIYTVGNEQDYHFQVLFKILKKLGYDWAEHLYHLSYGMVELPHGKMKSREGTVVDADDLMQEMYLTAKEKAQELGKLEHLPEEDKERSYEIVGQGALKYYMLKVDPKKKMLFNPEESIDFNGNTGPFIQYTYARIQSLLEKAGYEPQDLADDIEINAYEKELITHLGNFKTVVSKAAETLSPAQLANYIYDLVKSYNSFYQNNPILNQEDAAVKNLRLKLSALTAKTIKRGLELLGIGVVNRM
- the mtaB gene encoding tRNA (N(6)-L-threonylcarbamoyladenosine(37)-C(2))-methylthiotransferase MtaB, whose translation is MSANSKTAAYHTLGCKLNFAETSTIARQLSDAGYQKVNFDDRADVYVINTCSVTENADRECKIHVKRAMKANPEGLVVVVGCYAQLKPEEISKIEGVDLVLGAKEKFNILSYLEDLEKAHNEGIVHSCEIEEADFFIGSYSIGDRTRAFLKVQDGCDYKCTYCTIPLARGISRSDTIENVIKNAQEIATKDIKEIVLTGVNIGDYGKGEFGNKKHEHTFLDLITELDKVEGIERIRISSIEPNLLKNESIELVAQSKRFVPHFHIPLQSGSDELLKRMKRRYLTKLYRDRIDTIKSVMPNAAIGVDVIVGFPGETEERFLETYHFLNELPISYLHIFTYSERENTEAVAMNGVVPISERKKRNKMLRILSEKKKMAFYQSQLGKTLPILWEHENKDGMMFGFTENYVRVKKPFDQSSVNQIETLKLNRIEADGTVSVSSSFEQFLENT
- a CDS encoding type B 50S ribosomal protein L31, with product MKKGIHPENYRLVVFKDMSNDEMFLCKSTAETKDTIEYEGQEYPLIKMEISSTSHPFYTGKVKLVDTAGRVDKFMNKYKKFAKN